One genomic segment of Streptomyces niveus includes these proteins:
- a CDS encoding MFS transporter, whose protein sequence is MTPTDSPTSSARTTYGAVLGSPYVARLLGGTLVGRLPNGMAPVAIVLLVSTDGGTLAFGGLLSALYGLASALSQPVKGRLMDRHGQTRISGPAAILNSAALLTLPATGTTSSPALATVIVVLGGLAAPPLEAGLRALWPSVLPDPVRRHTALALDTGTQGLLYITGPLLVAALTTAHNPSLALVVTAVLGLAGTALVLTAPPSRTWKPVPGGLSRTSDRLFSGQLVALFVALVGVGVAIGGMNVWAVAMAERHDTDLLAGVLPAAFSTGSFLGGLLYGHRTWPGTPTRQLLTGTVGFALGWLPLLTLPTPAPATAAAIVPGAFLTLIVARAFTITDTLAPPTRTTEAYAWLILSIGVGQAAGTALAGRLADHPHTLAALPAAGATLALAVLLPARPGRTPAHCGRHRRHCAPVGTAG, encoded by the coding sequence TTGACCCCAACCGATTCCCCGACTTCGTCCGCCCGTACGACGTACGGCGCGGTGCTGGGCAGCCCGTACGTCGCCCGCCTCCTCGGCGGAACACTTGTCGGGCGTCTCCCCAACGGCATGGCGCCGGTCGCGATCGTCCTGCTCGTCAGCACGGACGGCGGCACCCTCGCCTTCGGCGGGCTGCTGAGCGCCCTCTACGGCCTCGCGAGCGCCCTGTCCCAGCCGGTCAAGGGCCGGCTGATGGACCGCCACGGCCAGACCCGGATCTCCGGCCCCGCCGCGATCCTCAACTCCGCCGCCCTGCTCACCCTCCCGGCCACCGGCACCACCAGCTCCCCCGCCCTCGCCACCGTGATCGTGGTCCTCGGCGGGCTGGCCGCTCCGCCGCTGGAGGCCGGGCTGCGAGCCCTGTGGCCGAGCGTGCTGCCCGACCCCGTCCGGCGCCACACGGCACTCGCCCTCGACACCGGCACCCAGGGCCTTCTCTACATCACCGGCCCCCTCCTCGTCGCCGCCCTCACCACCGCCCACAACCCTTCCCTCGCACTCGTGGTCACCGCCGTCCTCGGCCTGGCCGGCACCGCCCTGGTACTGACAGCGCCACCCTCACGGACCTGGAAACCCGTCCCAGGAGGGCTGAGCAGGACCTCTGATCGACTCTTCAGCGGTCAGCTCGTGGCCCTGTTCGTCGCGCTGGTGGGCGTCGGGGTCGCGATCGGCGGCATGAACGTATGGGCCGTCGCCATGGCCGAACGCCACGACACAGACCTGCTGGCCGGGGTGCTGCCCGCCGCATTCTCCACCGGCAGCTTCCTCGGCGGACTCCTCTACGGACACCGCACCTGGCCCGGCACACCCACCCGCCAACTCCTCACCGGCACAGTCGGGTTCGCGCTCGGGTGGCTGCCGCTGCTCACCCTGCCCACCCCGGCACCGGCAACCGCCGCCGCCATCGTTCCCGGGGCGTTCCTCACCCTGATCGTCGCCCGCGCCTTCACCATCACCGACACCCTCGCACCGCCGACGCGTACGACCGAGGCGTACGCGTGGCTGATCCTCTCGATCGGCGTCGGACAAGCCGCCGGCACCGCGCTGGCCGGACGCCTCGCCGACCACCCCCACACCCTCGCCGCGCTCCCCGCCGCCGGCGCCACCCTCGCCCTAGCCGTCCTGCTCCCCGCCCGCCCCGGCCGGACCCCCGCCCACTGCGGCCGGCACCGGAGGCACTGCGCTCCGGTCGGTACGGCGGGCTGA
- a CDS encoding glycosyltransferase family 2 protein, giving the protein MITVVIATRLREDRLDYLTAMHTSLTRQTVPWEAVIAIDGADPQRLPAPLAADPRVRILALPRPVGAACARNLALNDVRTEYVNWADDDDEFTDAAMSVRLTALQSAGVGWSAGWSQDLHPDGSTTLWECPAPPGRHEAGDVWTYWKTPADTIPIGPTTILARTDLVRAAPMGGLVQGEDYMTAIGVTSLAPGILLRLPVYRYRKHPGQMTTQPGYDELESAAREHAWQYGRSLRSALRNHQSQPVFGDRPMETGAGVPV; this is encoded by the coding sequence CTGATCACGGTCGTCATCGCCACCCGTCTGCGTGAGGACCGCCTCGACTATCTGACCGCCATGCACACAAGCCTCACCCGGCAGACCGTCCCGTGGGAGGCGGTGATCGCGATCGACGGCGCCGACCCCCAACGCCTTCCGGCACCGCTCGCGGCCGATCCGCGCGTGCGCATCCTCGCCCTGCCCCGCCCCGTCGGCGCCGCCTGCGCCCGCAACCTCGCCCTCAACGACGTCCGCACCGAGTACGTCAACTGGGCGGACGACGATGACGAGTTCACCGACGCCGCCATGTCCGTGCGGCTGACCGCCCTGCAATCGGCCGGGGTGGGCTGGAGCGCGGGCTGGAGTCAGGACCTCCACCCCGACGGCTCGACCACCCTGTGGGAATGCCCCGCCCCGCCGGGACGGCACGAGGCCGGCGACGTGTGGACGTACTGGAAAACCCCGGCGGACACCATCCCGATCGGGCCGACCACCATCCTCGCCCGCACCGATCTGGTGCGCGCAGCCCCGATGGGCGGCCTCGTCCAGGGCGAGGACTACATGACGGCCATCGGCGTCACCAGCCTGGCCCCCGGCATCCTCCTGCGCCTGCCGGTCTACCGATACCGCAAACACCCAGGCCAGATGACTACCCAGCCCGGGTACGACGAGCTGGAGTCGGCGGCCCGGGAGCACGCCTGGCAGTACGGCCGCAGTCTGCGCTCCGCCCTGCGCAACCACCAGTCCCAGCCCGTATTCGGCGACCGGCCGATGGAGACTGGCGCAGGAGTGCCGGTATGA
- a CDS encoding OmpA family protein — MSNLVPRQRTLVGLGLVLTTSVAAGPVHAAGADPAATAPSYRVISVVQKISKVTGSSEVRREETGDRVEVALSAGVLFGKDSARLSASAERRIIEAARSIREAGSSAVAVAGHTDDLGSAAHGLTLSKQRADAVTRVLQRHLPNKVRLTARGYGEARPVADNREEAGRKQNRRVMLTFHRGR; from the coding sequence ATGAGCAATCTCGTTCCCAGGCAGCGAACTCTGGTGGGACTGGGCCTGGTCCTGACCACGTCGGTGGCGGCCGGCCCCGTGCACGCGGCCGGCGCGGATCCTGCCGCAACCGCTCCGTCCTACCGGGTCATCAGCGTGGTGCAGAAGATCTCGAAGGTGACGGGGAGTTCCGAGGTCCGCCGGGAGGAAACCGGCGACCGGGTGGAGGTCGCGCTCTCCGCAGGTGTCCTGTTCGGTAAGGACAGCGCGCGTCTCTCCGCGAGCGCCGAGCGCCGGATCATCGAGGCGGCACGGTCGATCCGGGAAGCCGGATCGAGCGCCGTTGCCGTGGCCGGACACACCGACGACCTCGGCTCCGCCGCCCACGGGCTCACCTTGTCCAAGCAGCGCGCTGACGCCGTCACACGCGTACTGCAACGGCACCTGCCGAACAAGGTGCGGCTCACCGCCCGCGGATACGGCGAAGCACGGCCCGTCGCGGACAACCGCGAAGAGGCCGGGCGGAAGCAGAACCGGCGGGTGATGCTCACCTTCCACCGAGGCAGGTGA
- a CDS encoding VirB4 family type IV secretion system protein, with the protein MNHRPSRRARRASASPLFTPHGTDRASKKAARRRLAEATAKARTETAAHTTGSTPADHETPAPLYPAGGRPGSSSARGNRLRLPAHRMTTAVAAGAYPFLAEGGLGAEGIYVGRDVHAEASFVFDPFALYGKIEGFTNPNILLAGVIGQGKSALAKSFALRSVAFGYRVYVPCDPKGEWTPVASALGGTSVALGPGLPGKLNPLDAAPRPASVSETDWAGEIRKRRLLLLGSLARTVLGRDLMPMEHTALDVALDTVVTHAARGNQVPLLGDIATALNNPSTLDEAAGMMSGHLGDAARDLAHALRRLVHGDLAGMFDAPSTVAFDPAAPMLTIDLSRLGGSGDDTALVLAMTCASAWMESALTDPNGGRRWIVYDEAWRLMRHPGLLQRMQAQWKLSRGLGIANLMVIHRLSDLLTAGDAGSQGRALAEGLLADCSTRIIYRQETDQLHAAASLLGLTGVEMDAIAHLNRGRGLWKVAGRSFIVQHQLHPHELALFDTDARMN; encoded by the coding sequence ATGAACCACCGCCCCTCCCGCCGCGCCCGACGCGCCTCCGCCAGCCCGCTGTTCACCCCCCACGGCACCGACCGCGCCAGCAAGAAGGCAGCCCGCCGCCGGCTCGCCGAAGCCACCGCCAAAGCCCGCACCGAAACCGCCGCCCACACCACCGGCAGTACGCCAGCCGACCACGAGACACCGGCACCGCTGTATCCGGCGGGCGGACGACCCGGGTCCAGCTCCGCCCGCGGGAACAGGCTGCGCCTGCCGGCCCACCGGATGACCACCGCCGTCGCCGCCGGGGCCTATCCGTTCCTCGCCGAAGGCGGGCTCGGCGCGGAGGGCATCTACGTCGGCCGTGACGTCCACGCCGAAGCGAGCTTCGTGTTCGACCCGTTCGCCCTCTACGGGAAGATCGAGGGCTTCACCAACCCCAACATCCTGCTGGCCGGGGTGATCGGCCAGGGCAAGAGCGCCCTGGCCAAGTCCTTCGCGCTGCGCTCCGTGGCGTTCGGCTACCGCGTCTACGTCCCGTGCGACCCCAAAGGCGAATGGACACCCGTCGCGAGCGCGCTGGGCGGCACGTCCGTCGCCCTGGGACCGGGGCTCCCCGGCAAGCTGAACCCACTGGACGCGGCCCCGCGCCCCGCCTCCGTATCGGAGACGGACTGGGCGGGCGAGATCCGCAAACGGCGCCTGCTGCTGCTCGGTTCACTGGCCCGGACCGTCCTCGGGCGGGACCTGATGCCGATGGAGCACACCGCGCTCGACGTCGCCCTCGACACGGTCGTCACCCACGCCGCCCGCGGCAACCAGGTACCGCTGCTCGGCGACATCGCCACCGCCCTCAACAACCCCAGCACGCTGGACGAGGCCGCCGGAATGATGTCCGGGCACCTCGGCGACGCCGCCCGCGATCTCGCCCACGCCCTGCGCAGACTGGTCCACGGTGACCTGGCCGGCATGTTCGACGCCCCCTCCACCGTCGCCTTCGACCCCGCCGCGCCGATGCTCACCATCGACCTGTCCCGCCTCGGCGGCTCAGGCGACGACACCGCCCTCGTCCTCGCGATGACCTGCGCGAGCGCCTGGATGGAATCCGCCCTCACCGACCCGAACGGCGGCAGGCGCTGGATCGTCTACGACGAAGCCTGGCGCCTCATGCGCCACCCCGGCCTCCTGCAGCGCATGCAGGCCCAGTGGAAACTCTCCCGCGGCCTCGGCATCGCCAACCTCATGGTCATCCACCGCCTGTCCGACCTCCTCACCGCAGGCGACGCCGGATCACAAGGCCGGGCACTGGCCGAAGGGCTCCTCGCGGACTGCTCCACCCGCATCATCTACCGCCAGGAAACCGACCAGCTCCACGCCGCCGCCTCCCTCCTCGGCCTCACAGGCGTCGAGATGGACGCCATCGCCCACCTCAACCGCGGCCGTGGCCTGTGGAAAGTCGCCGGCCGGTCCTTCATCGTCCAGCACCAGCTCCACCCCCACGAACTGGCACTCTTCGACACCGACGCCCGCATGAACTGA
- a CDS encoding DUF6238 family protein, with protein MTSPPRADDAHPYLRASTAGIRHHTRAQERSEPPEPVGRPHLDVLHAHLTALHRLLDQIAETARPPHPAAGRQLATAHTRLWQATTAVHDAFHLLPATTSTAAASECHPEQLPEGPPVLTICQRHLAAGHTIRRKTTPTDLNTPLHGHTTTCIR; from the coding sequence TTGACCTCTCCCCCGCGTGCCGACGACGCGCACCCCTACCTGCGTGCTTCGACCGCCGGTATCCGCCACCACACCCGCGCCCAGGAACGCTCAGAACCTCCGGAACCGGTGGGCCGCCCCCACCTCGACGTACTCCACGCCCACCTCACCGCCCTGCACCGGCTCCTCGACCAGATCGCCGAGACGGCGCGCCCGCCGCACCCGGCCGCAGGCCGCCAACTCGCCACCGCCCACACCCGGTTGTGGCAGGCCACCACCGCGGTTCACGACGCCTTCCACCTGCTGCCCGCCACCACCAGTACCGCAGCGGCGTCGGAGTGCCATCCGGAGCAGCTGCCGGAAGGACCGCCCGTGCTGACCATCTGCCAGCGGCACCTCGCCGCCGGGCACACGATCCGCCGCAAGACCACCCCCACCGACCTCAACACCCCGCTCCACGGCCACACCACCACCTGCATCCGATGA
- a CDS encoding SCO6880 family protein, whose product MSVPSVAPVTVKFPHRSRRGILLGLSLPQLVLVSAALALLLVTVVSTGLLGALVMTPLWVVVAALVTVRRHGRSLIDWAPVVARYAYRRRTGQILWLARPVTRPRRDGVLHLPGTTASLRVVTPGDSATGAAAVHDPHAQTLTAIARVSSRAFVLLDPATQNHQVNGWGRALAGIARTGHVATVQVLERTVPDSGDTLTRHWTQHGRAEAPVAGQVYGELVTAAGPAAAPHETYLAISLDLKAARRLVAQAGGGLPGAFTVMEQTTASIAQAARNAGLMITGWLSSREIAAVIRTAYDPKALAALQQWSQSGRAEADPAAAGPVVQVEEYDRLTTDTARHTTYWVENWPRTEMGAGFLHGLMFTAGIRRTLSLIYVPQGLESALRDVQRTKSAIIADANERTRRGQVDSEEDSVEYADVKQRERQLIAGHADVALTGLVTVTADTDALLDAACAQIETAAVTAGVDLRRLNFQQPDAFTLAALPLARTAL is encoded by the coding sequence TTGTCTGTTCCCTCCGTCGCTCCGGTCACGGTGAAGTTCCCGCACCGCTCCCGCCGCGGGATTCTTCTCGGCCTCTCCCTTCCCCAACTCGTCCTCGTCTCCGCCGCGCTGGCGCTGCTGCTGGTGACGGTCGTCTCCACCGGGCTCCTCGGCGCCCTGGTCATGACCCCGCTGTGGGTGGTGGTCGCCGCACTCGTCACGGTCCGCCGGCACGGCCGCTCGCTGATCGACTGGGCTCCGGTCGTCGCCCGCTACGCGTACCGCCGCCGCACCGGCCAGATCCTGTGGCTCGCCCGCCCCGTCACACGCCCCCGCCGGGACGGTGTCCTGCACCTTCCGGGCACCACCGCCTCCCTCAGGGTGGTCACTCCGGGCGACTCCGCGACCGGCGCCGCCGCCGTCCACGACCCGCACGCACAGACCCTGACCGCGATTGCCCGCGTCAGCAGCCGAGCGTTCGTCCTGCTCGACCCGGCCACCCAGAACCACCAGGTCAACGGGTGGGGGCGCGCCCTGGCCGGTATCGCCCGCACCGGGCACGTCGCCACCGTGCAGGTCCTGGAGCGCACCGTCCCCGACTCCGGCGACACCCTGACCCGCCACTGGACCCAGCACGGCCGGGCCGAGGCACCGGTCGCCGGGCAGGTCTACGGCGAGCTGGTGACCGCCGCCGGTCCGGCCGCCGCCCCGCACGAGACCTACCTCGCCATCAGCCTCGACCTCAAAGCCGCCAGGCGACTGGTCGCGCAGGCCGGCGGCGGGCTGCCGGGGGCGTTCACCGTGATGGAGCAGACCACCGCCTCGATCGCGCAGGCCGCCCGCAACGCGGGACTCATGATCACCGGGTGGCTGAGTTCACGCGAGATCGCGGCCGTCATCCGCACCGCCTACGACCCCAAAGCGCTCGCCGCTCTTCAGCAGTGGTCGCAGTCCGGGCGGGCGGAAGCAGACCCGGCAGCCGCCGGCCCTGTCGTCCAGGTCGAGGAGTACGACCGGCTGACCACCGACACCGCCCGCCACACCACCTACTGGGTGGAGAACTGGCCCCGCACCGAGATGGGCGCCGGATTCCTCCACGGGCTCATGTTCACCGCCGGGATCCGCCGCACCCTGTCCCTCATCTACGTGCCCCAGGGACTCGAATCCGCGCTGCGGGACGTCCAGCGGACGAAGTCCGCGATCATCGCCGACGCCAACGAACGCACCCGCCGCGGACAGGTCGACAGCGAAGAGGACTCCGTCGAGTACGCGGATGTGAAACAGCGCGAACGGCAGCTCATCGCTGGGCACGCCGACGTCGCCCTCACCGGGCTCGTCACCGTCACCGCCGACACCGACGCCCTCCTCGACGCCGCGTGCGCGCAGATCGAGACCGCCGCCGTCACCGCCGGCGTCGACCTGAGACGGCTCAACTTCCAGCAGCCCGACGCCTTCACCCTCGCCGCCCTCCCCCTGGCCCGCACCGCCCTCTGA
- a CDS encoding SCO6881 family protein: protein MGFCDFPLAETLCAVGDAATFASDPGKAIGDWVAKSSGELAAAAADLAATAVNATTTPDLNAGWFRDNYEALLPIGLIVLVATFCAQLVRAAVKRDGQALTQAFTGTISGVLFAFCAIALTTVAIEVVDALSDGLFKAADLSIETAVRRIVKVSQLGALSGLGWMIPSITALGAAIGALMYWCVMMVRKVGILVMVTLAVFAGAGGGWEAARRWRRGWIEATATLVVSKLLMTVIFVLGIAAMGNTDSKDGMAALADVMSGIVIMLLVLLSPYATFKFVHWAAEGTDGESIHRSGGAGAQLAKQHAEKAARKAASLATTAATGGAAAGAEAGAAQGPDPSSSGGGFPGDIAANPTSGNGGQDSGGTGLSPGGDALKSGLEKAVQPAPTSPADEASSQLGGSGASATSGQAPGWSAPPTTAPPPQGAPPSPGSQSAGNISNGGPPPPPTGL, encoded by the coding sequence GTGGGTTTCTGTGATTTTCCGCTGGCAGAGACGCTGTGTGCTGTGGGTGACGCGGCCACTTTCGCGTCCGATCCGGGCAAGGCGATCGGTGACTGGGTCGCGAAGAGTTCCGGTGAACTCGCCGCCGCCGCGGCCGATCTCGCCGCGACCGCGGTCAACGCCACCACCACCCCGGACCTGAACGCGGGCTGGTTCCGCGACAACTACGAGGCGCTGCTGCCGATCGGGCTGATCGTCCTGGTCGCCACGTTCTGCGCGCAGCTCGTACGCGCGGCTGTCAAACGCGACGGCCAAGCCCTCACGCAGGCGTTCACCGGCACGATCAGCGGGGTGCTGTTCGCGTTCTGCGCCATCGCCCTGACGACGGTCGCCATCGAAGTGGTCGACGCCCTGTCCGACGGCCTGTTCAAAGCCGCGGACTTGTCGATCGAGACCGCGGTGCGGCGCATCGTCAAGGTGAGCCAGCTCGGAGCGCTGTCCGGGCTGGGCTGGATGATCCCCAGCATCACCGCCTTGGGAGCCGCGATCGGCGCACTGATGTACTGGTGCGTGATGATGGTCCGCAAGGTCGGCATCCTCGTCATGGTCACCCTTGCCGTGTTCGCCGGGGCCGGCGGCGGGTGGGAAGCCGCACGCCGCTGGCGCCGCGGCTGGATCGAGGCCACCGCCACCCTCGTCGTCTCCAAGCTCCTGATGACCGTAATCTTCGTGCTCGGCATCGCCGCGATGGGCAACACCGACTCCAAGGACGGCATGGCCGCGCTCGCGGACGTCATGTCCGGCATCGTCATCATGCTCCTGGTGTTGTTGTCCCCGTACGCGACGTTCAAGTTCGTGCACTGGGCGGCCGAAGGCACCGACGGCGAGTCGATCCACCGCTCAGGCGGAGCCGGCGCCCAGCTCGCCAAGCAGCACGCCGAGAAGGCCGCGCGGAAGGCCGCCTCGCTGGCCACGACCGCCGCGACCGGCGGTGCGGCGGCCGGAGCCGAAGCAGGCGCCGCCCAGGGACCCGACCCCTCCAGCAGCGGTGGGGGATTCCCCGGCGACATCGCCGCCAACCCCACCAGCGGCAACGGTGGTCAGGACAGCGGCGGGACGGGGCTTTCCCCCGGCGGTGACGCGCTCAAGTCCGGTCTGGAGAAGGCCGTTCAACCGGCGCCGACCAGCCCTGCCGACGAGGCGAGCAGCCAACTCGGTGGTTCGGGAGCAAGTGCCACCTCCGGTCAGGCGCCCGGTTGGTCCGCCCCGCCGACCACGGCTCCGCCTCCGCAGGGTGCACCGCCGTCGCCCGGGTCACAGTCCGCCGGGAACATCAGTAATGGCGGGCCGCCGCCTCCCCCGACTGGCCTCTGA
- a CDS encoding DUF6112 family protein — MSLFLADRLRHLAYDPGITPSDGGLPGLAVLKNVVNSINLFGIVAVVGALAVSLGVWAWGHHSGGHQAEANGKKGAVVAAGAALGLGAANGVVEFFSALGEQVQ; from the coding sequence ATTTCCCTGTTCCTCGCTGACCGTCTGCGGCATCTGGCCTACGACCCGGGCATCACCCCGTCGGACGGTGGTCTGCCGGGCCTGGCCGTACTGAAGAACGTCGTCAACTCGATCAACCTGTTCGGGATCGTCGCCGTCGTCGGCGCGCTCGCCGTCTCGCTCGGTGTGTGGGCCTGGGGCCATCACTCCGGCGGCCACCAGGCCGAGGCCAACGGCAAGAAGGGCGCGGTCGTCGCGGCCGGCGCCGCACTGGGGCTCGGTGCCGCCAACGGGGTCGTGGAGTTCTTCTCCGCGCTGGGGGAGCAGGTCCAGTGA
- a CDS encoding C40 family peptidase gives MKGVAAGIGVLCLSPLLLTGAALMAASAGEAAQEGGQFTGCTFDTGRITDQVAKLLDGADSDTVRIPGLDLPAEQVPNARKIVATGIGLKVPKRGQIVALAAALQESRLRNLGFGDRDSLGLFQQRPSKGWGTAQQIRDPIHASEKFYQRLLGVDGWEQLTVTQAAQAVQQSGHPDAYAQWEDLATALQKAIADTFPNTGDNPTAETDVSGCEPGEDGSGYGRIPEGSVPKGYVIPKDAPAEAREAIRWAMGRLGTLYQWGGTCTDAHGPDPMGRCDCSSLMQQAYKHAGVALTRTTYTQVNEGVAVSAKALEPGDLIFSRGTAARPEHVGLYMGEGLVIEAPRTGKPVRITPLKDWTILTVRRVL, from the coding sequence TTGAAGGGTGTAGCCGCCGGTATCGGCGTCCTCTGCCTCTCCCCTCTCCTCCTGACCGGTGCCGCCCTGATGGCGGCCTCCGCCGGCGAAGCCGCCCAAGAGGGCGGCCAGTTCACGGGCTGCACCTTCGACACCGGCAGGATCACTGATCAGGTCGCCAAGCTCCTCGACGGCGCGGACAGCGACACCGTGCGAATCCCGGGTCTGGACCTGCCCGCCGAGCAGGTCCCCAACGCGAGGAAGATCGTCGCCACCGGCATCGGTCTCAAGGTGCCGAAGAGGGGGCAGATCGTCGCGCTCGCCGCCGCACTGCAGGAATCCCGGCTCCGCAACCTCGGCTTCGGCGATCGCGATTCGCTCGGCCTTTTCCAGCAGCGCCCGTCGAAGGGCTGGGGCACCGCGCAGCAGATCCGGGACCCGATCCACGCGAGCGAGAAGTTCTACCAACGGCTGCTCGGAGTAGACGGCTGGGAGCAGTTGACCGTCACCCAGGCGGCCCAGGCCGTGCAGCAGTCCGGGCACCCGGACGCGTACGCGCAGTGGGAGGACCTGGCCACCGCCCTGCAGAAGGCCATCGCCGACACCTTCCCCAACACCGGCGACAACCCGACCGCAGAGACGGACGTCTCCGGGTGTGAGCCGGGCGAGGACGGCTCCGGATACGGGCGGATCCCCGAAGGCAGCGTGCCGAAGGGCTATGTGATCCCGAAGGACGCCCCGGCCGAGGCCCGCGAGGCGATCCGGTGGGCGATGGGCCGGCTCGGAACGCTCTACCAGTGGGGCGGCACCTGCACCGATGCCCACGGCCCCGACCCGATGGGCCGCTGCGACTGCAGCTCCCTGATGCAGCAGGCGTACAAGCACGCCGGCGTCGCCCTCACCCGCACCACATACACCCAGGTCAACGAAGGCGTCGCGGTCTCGGCGAAGGCCCTGGAGCCCGGTGACCTGATCTTCAGCCGCGGCACCGCCGCACGTCCCGAGCACGTCGGCCTGTACATGGGCGAGGGACTCGTCATCGAAGCGCCCAGGACCGGCAAGCCGGTACGGATCACACCGCTGAAGGACTGGACGATCCTCACCGTGCGCCGCGTCCTCTGA
- a CDS encoding DNA-methyltransferase yields MPFSLHQGDALSVLTTLPEDCVDSVITDPPYNSGGRTAKERTSRSAKQKYTSADAQHTLPDFTGENMDQRSYGFWLTQIMTEAHRLTKSGGTALLFTDWRQLPVTTDAIQAAGWLWRGVLVWHKPQARPQKGRFTQNCEFIVWASKGPIDAARNPVYLPGLYSASQPSGKNRQHITQKPVEVMRELVKICPEKGTVLDFCAGSGSTGVAALLEGRDFIGVEKTETYASVAADRLTETVRQTLGQDDVVLTA; encoded by the coding sequence TTGCCTTTTTCCCTGCACCAGGGGGACGCGCTCAGCGTCCTCACCACCCTGCCGGAGGACTGCGTCGACTCCGTGATCACCGACCCGCCGTACAACTCCGGCGGCCGGACGGCGAAGGAACGCACGTCGCGTTCCGCGAAGCAGAAGTACACCTCCGCCGACGCGCAGCACACCCTGCCGGACTTCACCGGCGAGAACATGGACCAACGCTCTTACGGGTTCTGGCTGACGCAGATCATGACCGAGGCCCACCGCCTCACGAAGAGCGGCGGGACGGCGCTGCTGTTCACCGACTGGCGCCAGCTCCCCGTCACCACCGATGCGATCCAGGCGGCCGGCTGGCTGTGGCGCGGGGTACTGGTCTGGCACAAGCCGCAGGCCAGACCGCAGAAGGGCCGCTTCACCCAGAACTGCGAGTTCATCGTCTGGGCCTCGAAGGGGCCGATCGACGCCGCCCGCAACCCGGTCTACCTCCCCGGCCTCTACAGCGCCTCGCAGCCCTCGGGCAAGAACCGGCAGCACATCACGCAGAAGCCCGTCGAGGTCATGCGCGAGCTGGTGAAGATCTGCCCCGAGAAGGGCACGGTGCTCGACTTCTGCGCCGGCTCCGGCTCCACCGGGGTCGCCGCCCTCCTCGAAGGACGTGACTTCATCGGCGTGGAGAAGACCGAGACGTACGCGTCCGTCGCCGCCGACCGGCTCACCGAAACCGTCCGCCAGACCCTCGGCCAGGACGACGTCGTCCTGACCGCCTGA
- a CDS encoding DUF4913 domain-containing protein, whose amino-acid sequence MERSTRQARQLEHLAPSAAPGGASPFAAFGLPGFNGPGPAPAPEPRPILELEGEEYEDELDGLGDWVDDFLLPVYGAEVTTAAPWCLRWQEHDGVVAWLHALWLAYQQHKDPEAGLAGMFVWHRDFLIHAMAAVRAPGGPLSACMTSPDRPTHRLLPGPPPSARTQETTPAQAPESEPDEPQSGPVL is encoded by the coding sequence ATGGAGCGCTCCACCCGGCAGGCCCGGCAGCTCGAACACCTCGCCCCATCTGCTGCTCCTGGTGGTGCGTCGCCGTTCGCGGCGTTCGGTCTGCCGGGATTCAACGGCCCGGGACCGGCTCCTGCGCCGGAGCCGCGTCCGATTCTGGAGCTGGAGGGCGAGGAGTACGAGGACGAACTCGACGGCCTCGGCGACTGGGTGGACGACTTTCTGCTCCCCGTCTACGGGGCGGAGGTCACGACGGCGGCGCCGTGGTGCCTGCGGTGGCAGGAGCACGACGGTGTCGTTGCGTGGCTTCACGCGCTGTGGCTGGCCTATCAGCAGCATAAGGACCCGGAGGCGGGTCTGGCCGGGATGTTCGTGTGGCACCGGGACTTCCTCATCCACGCCATGGCCGCGGTGCGGGCGCCGGGTGGTCCGTTGTCGGCGTGCATGACGTCCCCGGACCGGCCCACGCACCGTCTGCTGCCCGGCCCGCCGCCCTCCGCCCGCACGCAGGAGACCACTCCCGCACAGGCGCCGGAGTCGGAGCCGGACGAACCGCAGTCCGGACCGGTGTTGTGA
- a CDS encoding SH3 domain-containing protein — protein sequence MRSTRIAISATLLGVLALPAVPATAATAVPASASGSAPTALSRPCERPGPWVIGTKAVTIRSKATTKSTAVGVLYKGHKFTVHKSSGNWHYITDRTTGVKGWVSGTYVYRDVRICLD from the coding sequence ATGCGCTCAACCCGAATTGCCATATCCGCCACGCTGCTCGGCGTCCTCGCTCTGCCGGCCGTCCCGGCGACCGCTGCAACAGCCGTCCCGGCTTCTGCTTCCGGGTCTGCTCCCACTGCCCTGAGCAGGCCGTGTGAGCGGCCCGGACCTTGGGTCATCGGCACCAAGGCCGTCACGATCCGGTCCAAGGCGACCACCAAGTCCACCGCCGTCGGCGTCCTGTACAAGGGCCACAAGTTCACCGTCCACAAGAGCAGCGGGAACTGGCACTACATCACCGACCGGACCACGGGCGTCAAGGGCTGGGTGTCGGGCACCTACGTCTACCGCGACGTCCGCATCTGCCTCGACTGA